A region of Flavobacteriales bacterium DNA encodes the following proteins:
- a CDS encoding GIY-YIG nuclease family protein, whose protein sequence is MKTMFVYLLRCSDGTYYTGVTNDVDRRLNEHQNGQNPNAYTFRRRPVELVYVQMFLDPMNAIEFEKRLKKWSKAKKEALINGEFNELPKLSKKKFR, encoded by the coding sequence ATGAAGACCATGTTCGTATATCTGCTGCGATGCAGCGATGGAACGTATTACACGGGCGTTACAAACGATGTGGATCGCAGATTAAACGAACATCAGAACGGACAAAATCCAAATGCATACACATTTCGGAGACGACCAGTTGAGTTGGTGTATGTGCAGATGTTTCTCGACCCCATGAATGCGATTGAGTTTGAGAAGCGATTGAAGAAGTGGTCGAAAGCCAAGAAGGAAGCGTTGATAAACGGTGAATTCAATGAATTGCCAAAGCTTTCCAAGAAAAAGTTCCGTTAG
- a CDS encoding T9SS type A sorting domain-containing protein, with protein MFQRLLFLLPFLLTALGGWAQPIYFDKLFDYDHQTEILLNAVSNEGNLVFVARSRDVYADTAVLYFVRMDQEGNELLTNVFNPRARSMRAGTLITHPDSGYVFFNSIEDTSGVGQNLQLIRFNDIGEAIWTVEYPRDGDDFGIAGIQCADGGYAMYAQAADTSGNSANNMFIRTDSSGTEQWRKFYGGGNWEAAYDLLELPNGDFFLLGWTRSYGHGQRDFYLVKTDPQGDEIWHKTYGTSNMETGTDIIRLSDGNYLLAGAQIIDGVDKGKLIKVNGSGTIIWQEEYLYPGSDATEINQILELEEGSFVGTGVTDNSGEGNAGWLLKTDSEGNLLWQRKYNHNQYTDLFYGVLATDDGGFLLSGQAINLDNNSQDAWLLKVDSIGCPYPNCTVGIEEEEKIVMVDVWPNPVNDVLNIEKADFSASLEMTVFDVNGRLMTSSSPSFSESERLRIDVSSWPSGLYILQGCDEKGRSFSVKVIKE; from the coding sequence ATGTTTCAACGGCTGCTGTTCCTTCTTCCGTTTCTACTGACCGCGCTGGGTGGTTGGGCGCAACCGATCTATTTTGACAAGCTGTTTGACTACGATCACCAAACAGAAATACTACTGAACGCGGTTTCAAACGAAGGAAATCTGGTGTTTGTGGCAAGATCAAGAGATGTATATGCTGATACGGCAGTATTATACTTCGTTCGAATGGATCAAGAAGGAAATGAACTCCTCACAAATGTTTTTAACCCAAGGGCAAGAAGCATGAGGGCTGGAACCTTGATCACGCATCCCGATAGTGGGTACGTATTTTTCAATTCCATTGAAGACACAAGTGGAGTAGGCCAGAATTTACAGCTGATCAGATTCAATGATATAGGCGAAGCCATATGGACTGTGGAATACCCGCGAGATGGAGATGATTTCGGAATTGCTGGGATTCAATGTGCTGATGGTGGTTATGCCATGTATGCTCAAGCTGCAGATACGAGTGGCAATTCGGCAAATAACATGTTCATAAGGACCGACTCTTCTGGTACAGAACAATGGCGGAAGTTTTATGGTGGTGGAAACTGGGAAGCAGCCTATGACCTGCTTGAACTGCCCAACGGTGATTTCTTCCTTCTCGGCTGGACCCGAAGTTATGGTCACGGACAGCGGGATTTCTATCTGGTCAAAACCGACCCGCAAGGTGATGAGATATGGCATAAAACGTATGGAACCTCGAATATGGAAACTGGCACCGACATTATTCGACTTTCTGATGGAAATTACCTCTTAGCTGGTGCACAGATCATTGATGGTGTCGATAAAGGAAAGCTGATCAAAGTAAATGGCAGTGGTACTATAATTTGGCAGGAAGAGTATCTCTACCCAGGAAGTGATGCAACTGAAATCAACCAAATCCTTGAACTGGAAGAAGGCTCATTTGTTGGAACAGGCGTAACTGATAACTCAGGTGAAGGAAATGCAGGCTGGCTTTTGAAAACAGACAGCGAAGGCAATCTACTATGGCAGCGGAAATACAATCATAACCAATACACCGACCTTTTCTATGGTGTTCTTGCCACGGATGATGGTGGTTTTCTGTTGAGCGGTCAGGCCATCAATTTGGATAATAACTCGCAGGATGCCTGGCTATTGAAGGTGGATAGCATCGGCTGCCCGTACCCCAACTGCACGGTAGGCATTGAGGAAGAGGAAAAGATCGTGATGGTAGATGTGTGGCCCAACCCTGTGAATGATGTGCTGAATATTGAAAAGGCAGATTTCTCGGCTTCGCTCGAAATGACGGTTTTTGATGTGAATGGAAGGCTTATGACCTCCTCCAGCCCCTCCTTTTCAGAATCGGAGCGGCTGCGCATTGATGTTTCCAGTTGGCCGAGCGGCCTGTATATTCTCCAAGGCTGTGATGAAAAGGGCCGCAGCTTTTCGGTGAAGGTGATTAAGGAGTAA
- a CDS encoding heme A synthase, whose translation MAVSVAWFSFSDLRFSSFAPMGISETRRKQNRFRSLLKISIFLTYLVILAGSVVRMTGSGMGCPDWPKCFGSVIPPTDISQLPEGYEQHYIEVRKAKNQKLAKMLRPLGFDELATQISEDPSVYEETQFVWEKTWTEYVNRLAGASLGIALLASFFASLIYWKKRRKIPLLVLGVIVITGFQGWMGSVVVSTNLLPGVLTAHMVLAFALIAGLMYLYVKTAPGIRTSTSFNIDNTMRYALGVLIVITLVQVFLGTQVRQQMDVISKSFNLQHRELWVAALNWVFKVHRSFSLLLVFGNAWLCYQIYKYLNHYFAVFRASIYLAVFVSITTISGIIMAYLDVPAWAQPLHLLLSCMIFGVQVYLFVALGRKTRIQTVATSSAASR comes from the coding sequence ATGGCCGTTTCTGTTGCGTGGTTTTCATTTTCCGATCTCCGATTCAGTAGCTTTGCGCCCATGGGAATCAGCGAAACGCGCAGAAAACAGAACCGCTTCAGAAGCCTGCTGAAGATTTCCATCTTTCTTACCTACTTGGTCATTTTGGCTGGTAGCGTGGTGCGCATGACGGGGTCGGGCATGGGCTGTCCCGACTGGCCCAAGTGCTTCGGCAGCGTTATTCCGCCCACCGACATCAGCCAACTTCCCGAAGGCTACGAGCAACATTATATTGAGGTGCGCAAGGCCAAGAACCAGAAATTGGCCAAGATGCTGCGCCCACTCGGTTTTGATGAACTGGCCACGCAGATAAGCGAAGACCCGAGCGTGTATGAGGAAACGCAGTTCGTGTGGGAGAAGACCTGGACGGAATACGTGAACCGACTGGCTGGCGCGTCTTTGGGAATTGCGCTGCTGGCCTCTTTTTTCGCTTCGCTCATCTACTGGAAGAAGCGGAGAAAGATTCCATTGCTGGTGCTGGGCGTTATCGTTATCACGGGTTTTCAGGGCTGGATGGGCTCGGTGGTGGTCAGTACTAATCTGCTGCCAGGCGTGCTGACGGCACACATGGTTTTGGCCTTTGCGCTCATCGCGGGGCTGATGTATCTCTACGTGAAAACCGCTCCAGGAATCCGCACATCCACCAGTTTCAATATCGATAATACCATGCGGTATGCCTTGGGCGTGCTCATCGTCATTACGTTGGTGCAGGTGTTTTTGGGCACGCAGGTGCGCCAACAGATGGACGTCATTTCCAAGAGTTTCAACCTTCAGCACCGCGAACTGTGGGTAGCTGCGCTGAACTGGGTTTTCAAGGTGCATCGCTCATTCTCGCTGCTGTTGGTGTTCGGCAATGCGTGGCTCTGCTACCAGATATACAAGTACCTGAACCATTATTTCGCGGTGTTCCGCGCCAGCATCTACCTGGCTGTTTTTGTCAGTATCACCACCATTTCGGGCATCATTATGGCCTACTTGGATGTGCCAGCGTGGGCGCAACCATTACACTTGCTATTGTCCTGTATGATATTCGGGGTGCAGGTTTATCTGTTTGTGGCGTTGGGCCGCAAAACGCGTATTCAGACGGTGGCTACTTCCAGCGCAGCGTCTCGATAA
- the gldD gene encoding gliding motility lipoprotein GldD has protein sequence MPMRISVFLIPFAFILVLSSCEPDYTPKPRGYMRIDLPEKAYKPVETDCPYSFETAVYSEYLPDPSVSSDSCWFDIYYPQFKAKLYFSYKPVHNNLAGYLEDSRELTNKHISMASDINETLIVRDDAKVYGLLYTVEGAQAASPLQFHLTDSTDHFLRGALYFNVTPNNDSLAPVIDFLKQDVLHLIETLRWK, from the coding sequence ATGCCGATGAGGATTAGTGTTTTCCTGATTCCTTTCGCGTTCATCCTTGTTCTGAGTTCGTGCGAACCCGATTACACGCCCAAGCCACGCGGCTATATGCGCATCGACCTGCCCGAAAAAGCCTACAAACCGGTCGAGACCGATTGCCCATACTCGTTCGAAACCGCGGTCTATTCCGAATATCTTCCAGACCCCAGCGTGTCGTCTGATTCGTGCTGGTTCGACATTTACTATCCGCAGTTCAAAGCGAAGCTTTACTTCAGCTACAAACCCGTGCACAACAATTTGGCTGGGTATCTCGAAGATTCGCGCGAGTTGACCAACAAGCACATCAGCATGGCCTCTGACATCAACGAAACGTTGATCGTGCGGGATGACGCAAAGGTTTACGGATTGCTTTACACGGTAGAAGGAGCTCAGGCGGCCTCACCGCTTCAGTTCCATCTCACCGACAGCACAGACCATTTTCTGCGCGGTGCACTCTACTTCAACGTGACCCCGAACAATGATTCGCTGGCACCCGTTATCGACTTTTTGAAGCAGGATGTGCTGCACCTTATCGAGACGCTGCGCTGGAAGTAG
- the gldE gene encoding gliding motility-associated protein GldE yields MEDPPEPVYDLLNAVLLATLPVDLILGLTVLIALLACSAMISGAEVAFFSLSRTELDEMEESPLRMRKQAIALLQRPKRLLATILITNNFVNVGIVILSTFLTAKHIGQENLNYLLGGLIPIGRVIEVFGITLIVLLFGEIIPKVYANQYAIMFSSIMSFPLYYLSGLFSFLSIPLIKMTTVIDGWAEGSGRQLSVDELSHALDLTKAESVREKEDRKILEGIVKFGNTDVKQIMKPRPDIEAVEAGSDYPELLSSILESGFSRVPVYEESLDKIVGIIHIKDLLPHMDQPNDFDWQKLMRPPFFVPESKMIDDLLEEFRAKKVHLAIVVDEYGGCEGLVTLEDIIEEIVGDISDEFDDDEVVYSKLDDDNYVFEGKTNLKQFYRILKIDGEDFEKNKGEADTLAGFILEQAGKIPAKNQKVSFENFEFTIESVDKRRIKRVKVTRLQLEKETDADED; encoded by the coding sequence TTGGAAGACCCCCCGGAACCGGTTTACGACCTTCTGAATGCCGTTTTGCTGGCAACTCTGCCAGTTGACCTCATCTTAGGATTAACGGTGCTGATTGCGCTGCTCGCCTGTTCTGCCATGATATCTGGTGCCGAAGTGGCATTCTTCTCGCTTTCGCGTACCGAGTTGGACGAAATGGAGGAATCTCCTCTTCGTATGCGGAAGCAGGCCATTGCGTTGCTTCAGCGTCCGAAGCGGTTGCTGGCCACCATTCTTATTACCAACAACTTTGTGAATGTGGGAATCGTTATCCTTTCCACGTTTCTTACGGCCAAACACATCGGGCAGGAAAATCTGAATTACCTACTTGGCGGGCTCATTCCGATCGGTCGCGTCATTGAGGTTTTCGGCATTACGCTGATCGTGCTGCTTTTCGGAGAGATCATTCCAAAGGTTTACGCCAATCAGTATGCGATCATGTTCTCCTCCATCATGTCTTTTCCCCTGTATTATCTATCGGGTCTGTTCTCATTTTTGAGCATCCCGCTGATAAAAATGACGACCGTTATCGATGGTTGGGCCGAAGGCAGTGGACGCCAACTCTCTGTAGACGAATTGAGTCACGCGCTCGACCTGACCAAGGCTGAATCCGTACGGGAAAAGGAAGACCGAAAGATCCTTGAAGGCATCGTCAAATTCGGTAACACCGATGTGAAGCAGATCATGAAACCACGCCCCGACATTGAGGCCGTGGAGGCCGGTTCGGACTATCCCGAACTGCTTTCCTCCATTTTGGAATCAGGTTTTTCGCGCGTCCCTGTGTATGAGGAAAGTCTGGACAAGATCGTGGGCATCATCCACATCAAAGACCTGTTGCCACACATGGATCAACCCAACGATTTTGATTGGCAGAAGCTGATGCGGCCGCCCTTCTTTGTTCCAGAGAGCAAGATGATCGATGACCTTTTGGAGGAATTCCGCGCCAAGAAAGTGCATTTGGCCATTGTGGTGGATGAGTACGGAGGTTGTGAAGGGCTTGTGACGCTGGAAGACATTATCGAAGAAATTGTGGGAGATATTTCGGATGAGTTTGATGATGACGAGGTGGTCTATTCCAAGTTGGATGACGACAATTACGTGTTTGAAGGCAAGACAAATCTCAAACAGTTCTACCGCATTCTGAAAATTGATGGCGAGGATTTCGAGAAGAATAAAGGCGAGGCCGATACGTTAGCTGGTTTCATTCTGGAACAGGCCGGAAAGATCCCCGCCAAGAACCAAAAGGTCAGCTTTGAGAATTTTGAATTCACGATCGAGAGTGTGGACAAGAGACGCATCAAACGCGTCAAGGTCACGCGTTTGCAGTTGGAAAAAGAAACCGATGCCGATGAGGATTAG
- the ssb gene encoding single-stranded DNA-binding protein, whose protein sequence is MAGVNKVILIGNLGADPEVRTLESGTKVASIRLATTERYKDKNGNQQESTEWHNVVLWRGLADITERYLKKGNSVYIEGRIKTRKWTDKDGNDRYSTDIVADQMTMLGGSGGSSSGGNSSAPAQNQVNEPQASSLDDIDDDLPF, encoded by the coding sequence ATGGCAGGAGTAAATAAAGTAATTCTGATCGGCAATTTGGGTGCAGACCCGGAAGTACGCACGCTGGAAAGCGGCACAAAAGTGGCCAGCATCCGATTGGCCACAACCGAACGATACAAGGATAAAAACGGTAACCAGCAGGAATCGACCGAATGGCACAATGTGGTGCTGTGGCGTGGTCTTGCAGACATTACTGAGCGGTATTTGAAAAAAGGTAATTCGGTTTACATCGAAGGACGCATTAAAACCCGCAAGTGGACCGACAAGGATGGCAACGACCGATACAGCACCGACATCGTAGCCGACCAGATGACCATGTTGGGCGGATCTGGAGGCTCATCTTCGGGTGGCAATTCTTCTGCCCCGGCACAGAACCAAGTGAACGAGCCACAGGCCAGTTCGTTGGATGATATTGACGATGATCTGCCTTTCTGA
- the mutY gene encoding A/G-specific adenine glycosylase yields MKISHFPNTQLLDWYHRVKRDLPWRETSDPYRIWLSEIILQQTRVDQGLPYYERFVTNFPSVKNLAEAPEDDVMKLWEGLGYYSRARNLHFTAKYIHCELEDEFPNTHEGLLQLKGVGPYTAAAIGSIAFNLPVAAVDGNVYRVMARYFGISESIDETSTQKEIDRVANAVIPTGKSGDHNQAVMELGATVCTPVNPLCEECPLKFGCMAFEKNLQTELPVRSKKTKVRDRFFYYMVRWNGDAFEITKRGAGDIWQGLYEFPLLEADKRLKDEAIIQQLNLKKDETIVSISEEFKHILSHQRIFAKFILVKTEHLNSDYLHIKNEDLRTFAFPRLINRYLDKNLVIDREV; encoded by the coding sequence CTGAAAATCAGCCACTTCCCGAACACCCAACTGTTAGACTGGTATCATCGAGTAAAACGCGATCTGCCTTGGCGCGAAACTTCAGACCCTTATCGCATTTGGCTTTCAGAGATCATTCTGCAACAGACGCGGGTTGACCAAGGCTTGCCGTACTACGAGCGTTTTGTAACGAACTTCCCTTCGGTGAAGAATCTGGCCGAAGCGCCCGAAGATGACGTAATGAAACTTTGGGAAGGATTGGGTTATTACTCTCGGGCTAGGAATCTGCATTTCACGGCCAAGTACATCCATTGTGAATTGGAAGATGAATTCCCGAATACACACGAAGGATTACTGCAACTGAAAGGCGTTGGGCCGTACACGGCTGCGGCCATCGGCTCCATTGCGTTCAATCTTCCCGTTGCGGCTGTTGATGGAAACGTTTACCGCGTGATGGCGCGCTATTTCGGCATCTCAGAATCAATTGACGAAACATCCACCCAAAAAGAGATCGACCGCGTGGCAAATGCGGTCATTCCTACTGGAAAATCTGGTGACCACAACCAAGCGGTAATGGAATTGGGTGCGACCGTTTGCACTCCTGTCAATCCGCTTTGCGAAGAATGCCCACTTAAGTTTGGATGCATGGCATTTGAGAAAAACCTTCAGACAGAGTTGCCTGTCCGTTCCAAGAAAACCAAGGTGCGCGACCGCTTCTTCTATTATATGGTGAGATGGAACGGTGATGCGTTTGAAATTACCAAGCGCGGTGCTGGCGACATCTGGCAAGGCCTTTATGAGTTCCCGCTTTTAGAAGCTGACAAACGGTTGAAAGACGAGGCTATCATCCAGCAACTGAACTTGAAAAAAGACGAAACAATCGTTTCCATTTCAGAAGAATTCAAGCACATCCTTTCGCATCAACGCATCTTTGCTAAGTTTATACTGGTGAAAACGGAGCATCTGAACAGTGATTATTTGCACATTAAGAACGAGGACCTTCGTACTTTTGCCTTTCCGAGATTGATCAATCGGTATTTAGACAAAAACCTTGTTATTGATCGGGAAGTTTAG
- a CDS encoding integration host factor subunit beta has product MTKADIVNEISEKTGIEKLQVQHTVEAFMTSVKSSLSKGDNVYLRGFGSFIVKKRAQKTGRIISKNTTIVIPEHYVPAFKPAKTFIGKVKKNVKK; this is encoded by the coding sequence ATGACAAAAGCTGACATCGTAAACGAGATTTCAGAAAAGACAGGAATCGAAAAACTTCAAGTTCAACACACGGTTGAAGCTTTCATGACCTCAGTAAAGAGTTCTCTTTCTAAAGGAGACAACGTTTATCTGAGAGGTTTTGGAAGTTTCATCGTTAAAAAACGTGCTCAGAAAACTGGAAGGATCATTTCGAAGAACACGACCATCGTTATTCCTGAGCATTACGTGCCAGCTTTCAAGCCAGCCAAAACCTTCATCGGCAAGGTGAAGAAGAACGTGAAAAAGTAA
- a CDS encoding tetratricopeptide repeat protein: MKVPQIILVLLAVAIGAILYFTPIAPVAEEAPAMEAARPAVEYNILDDVTEIKNELDSTSLADLNKWESSESEFALDSIVAFYDMIRKPVGSAYYSLKRAEKLNTAEAWAESGQRFLLNAKYIGDQPRKASWFAQSKTSLEKASELAPENLDIQVDLGVCMIESSSFLGTPPMEGIGILKKVEQQDPNNVKALVNLGYFAIKSGQFDKAEERFAQVLKIDPKYADAYLYMADMHERQKKYKEAIEDLKNFKSLLDDPNKAKEVDDYILELSKNI; encoded by the coding sequence TTGAAAGTCCCTCAGATCATATTGGTCCTTTTGGCCGTTGCCATCGGAGCCATTCTGTATTTCACGCCCATTGCGCCCGTTGCAGAGGAAGCTCCAGCGATGGAAGCAGCGCGTCCTGCCGTGGAATACAATATTTTGGATGATGTGACGGAGATCAAGAATGAACTTGACAGCACTTCACTCGCTGATCTGAACAAGTGGGAATCTTCAGAGAGTGAATTTGCTTTGGACAGCATCGTGGCGTTTTACGATATGATCCGTAAACCTGTCGGTTCTGCCTACTATTCGTTGAAGCGTGCTGAGAAATTGAACACGGCCGAAGCTTGGGCGGAGAGCGGACAACGGTTCCTATTGAATGCCAAGTATATTGGCGACCAACCGCGTAAAGCAAGCTGGTTTGCTCAATCCAAAACGAGTTTGGAGAAAGCATCAGAGCTTGCTCCCGAAAACCTCGATATTCAAGTGGATCTTGGTGTCTGTATGATCGAGAGTTCATCTTTCCTTGGTACACCACCAATGGAAGGAATCGGCATTCTGAAAAAAGTGGAGCAGCAGGATCCGAATAACGTGAAAGCATTGGTCAACTTGGGTTACTTCGCCATCAAGTCGGGGCAGTTCGACAAGGCCGAGGAGCGTTTTGCCCAGGTGCTTAAGATCGACCCGAAATACGCAGATGCCTACTTGTATATGGCCGACATGCACGAGCGCCAGAAAAAGTACAAGGAGGCCATCGAAGACCTTAAGAATTTCAAATCCCTTCTGGACGACCCGAACAAGGCCAAGGAAGTGGATGATTACATATTAGAACTTAGTAAGAACATTTAA
- a CDS encoding Rne/Rng family ribonuclease encodes MNYDLVISSQPDKVDIALLKDKKLVELHEESGNSAFQVGDLYLGRIHKVMPGLNAAFVDVGYEKDGFLHYLDLGPKVRSLMKFIDLTRAGKLKSPMLERFRPEAEIEKTGKVDDVLKQGKEILVQVAKEPISTKGPRLTTELSLAGKFMVLVPFGEKVSISQKIKSRDESKRLKGILKDLKPAGFGLIVRTAAENKKVADLEADLNDLVERWKLMIANVKTANPTNRVMGELSRTSSMIRDMLSANFDSIHVDSTQVHDEVSKYLSNSPERLKKLKMHKGHKPLFETLGLNKQIKAAFGKHVTFKNGSYLVVEHTEALHVIDVNSGPRTNAGQDQETNALECNMEAAREVARQLRLRDMGGIIVVDFIDMHKSANRKELYNLLKEEMKDDRAKHNILPPSKFGLVQITRQRVRPEMSVKTKEKCPSCDGTGEIEASILFDTEIENSVNFVMNEQNEKQITLKLHPYIASYLTKTESWWPWSKSIIKDWAKKNNGSIAVESSTNFTFMEYHIYNSRGEEIRLN; translated from the coding sequence GTGAATTACGACCTGGTAATCTCATCACAGCCTGACAAGGTTGATATTGCCCTTTTAAAGGACAAGAAACTGGTAGAGCTTCACGAGGAAAGCGGAAATAGCGCTTTTCAGGTGGGAGACCTATATCTCGGCCGTATCCACAAAGTAATGCCCGGATTGAACGCGGCATTTGTGGATGTGGGTTACGAGAAGGACGGGTTTCTGCACTACCTCGATCTCGGTCCCAAGGTGAGGTCGTTGATGAAATTCATCGACCTGACCCGTGCTGGAAAATTGAAATCCCCGATGTTGGAACGTTTTCGCCCCGAAGCGGAAATTGAGAAGACGGGCAAGGTGGATGACGTTCTTAAGCAAGGGAAGGAAATCCTTGTGCAAGTTGCCAAGGAGCCGATATCAACCAAAGGCCCCCGATTAACCACCGAGCTTTCCCTTGCGGGGAAGTTCATGGTGCTTGTTCCATTTGGAGAGAAAGTTTCCATCTCGCAGAAGATCAAAAGTCGGGACGAGAGTAAGCGACTGAAGGGAATTCTGAAAGACCTGAAACCCGCGGGCTTCGGACTCATTGTGCGTACGGCTGCCGAGAATAAGAAGGTGGCCGATCTGGAAGCGGACCTCAACGATCTTGTTGAAAGATGGAAGTTGATGATCGCGAATGTGAAGACCGCCAATCCGACCAACCGTGTAATGGGCGAATTGAGCCGCACATCTTCCATGATCCGCGATATGCTCAGTGCCAACTTCGACAGTATTCATGTCGATAGTACGCAGGTGCATGATGAAGTGAGCAAGTATCTTTCAAACTCTCCAGAAAGGCTGAAGAAGCTGAAGATGCACAAGGGGCACAAACCGTTGTTCGAAACGCTTGGGCTGAACAAGCAGATCAAAGCAGCGTTCGGCAAACACGTGACCTTTAAGAACGGTTCGTATCTCGTTGTGGAACATACCGAGGCGTTGCATGTCATCGATGTGAACTCTGGTCCGCGGACCAACGCAGGACAGGATCAGGAAACCAACGCATTGGAGTGCAACATGGAGGCTGCACGCGAAGTAGCGCGTCAGTTGCGCCTTCGAGATATGGGCGGCATCATTGTGGTCGATTTTATTGATATGCACAAATCGGCCAACCGAAAAGAGCTTTACAATCTTCTGAAAGAAGAGATGAAGGACGATCGTGCGAAGCACAATATTCTTCCTCCTTCCAAATTCGGGTTGGTGCAGATCACGCGGCAGCGCGTACGGCCTGAAATGTCGGTAAAGACCAAGGAGAAATGCCCGAGCTGTGATGGAACAGGCGAGATCGAAGCGTCCATTCTTTTCGATACAGAGATTGAGAACAGCGTCAACTTCGTGATGAACGAGCAGAACGAGAAGCAGATCACATTGAAATTGCATCCGTACATCGCTTCATACCTCACCAAAACGGAGAGTTGGTGGCCTTGGTCGAAGTCGATCATTAAGGATTGGGCCAAGAAGAACAATGGTAGCATTGCCGTTGAATCTTCTACCAATTTCACCTTCATGGAGTATCACATTTACAACAGTCGTGGCGAGGAAATTCGACTTAACTGA
- the trmB gene encoding tRNA (guanosine(46)-N7)-methyltransferase TrmB codes for MTKKLARFADVAKFYNCVEAPNAYNNTEFPLKGKWAQDQFQNDNPITLELACGKGEYTTGQATMYPDRNFIGLDIKGNRMWIGAKYALENGLKNVAFLRTRIDHIENLFGENEVAEIWIIFPDPQPQQNRIRKRLTSPIFVERYRKILKEGGIVQLKTDNYPLFEYTQEVIAELGLKTLCESTDVYADLEKGENEFLCGRERELRIRTYYEGRWLEEGRKINYIAFTF; via the coding sequence CTGACCAAGAAACTGGCGCGCTTTGCCGATGTGGCCAAGTTCTATAACTGTGTGGAGGCTCCGAATGCTTACAACAACACGGAGTTTCCGCTGAAAGGCAAATGGGCGCAGGATCAGTTCCAGAACGACAATCCAATAACCTTGGAGTTGGCCTGCGGAAAGGGTGAATACACCACTGGTCAGGCAACCATGTATCCTGATAGGAATTTCATCGGTCTGGACATTAAGGGAAACCGAATGTGGATCGGTGCCAAGTATGCGCTGGAAAACGGACTGAAAAACGTGGCGTTTCTACGCACGCGCATCGATCACATTGAGAATCTGTTCGGAGAAAATGAAGTTGCTGAGATATGGATCATTTTTCCTGATCCACAGCCGCAGCAGAACCGTATCCGTAAGCGATTGACATCTCCCATTTTTGTTGAGCGTTATCGCAAGATTCTGAAGGAAGGTGGCATCGTTCAGTTGAAAACCGACAACTATCCGCTGTTCGAATACACGCAGGAAGTTATTGCCGAACTCGGTCTGAAAACGCTTTGCGAATCGACCGATGTGTATGCTGATCTGGAGAAGGGTGAGAACGAATTCCTGTGCGGCCGCGAGCGCGAACTCCGCATCCGAACCTACTACGAAGGTCGTTGGCTGGAGGAAGGACGCAAGATCAATTACATCGCGTTCACTTTCTGA
- a CDS encoding cysteine methyltransferase, translating to MKNEGFFQDVWEVARLVPKGRVTSYGAIAKYLGSPGAARMVGWAMNACASSPEPVPAQRVVNRMGMLSGKTHFDGPNLMQELLENEGVKVENNQVVDFEKLFWDPMVELGL from the coding sequence ATGAAGAATGAAGGTTTCTTTCAAGACGTTTGGGAGGTTGCACGCCTCGTTCCGAAAGGTCGCGTTACATCCTACGGTGCCATTGCCAAGTATTTGGGAAGTCCTGGCGCTGCCAGAATGGTCGGTTGGGCAATGAATGCTTGTGCGTCTTCACCAGAACCTGTTCCTGCGCAACGCGTGGTAAACCGCATGGGAATGCTTTCTGGGAAAACGCATTTCGATGGTCCGAACCTCATGCAGGAACTGCTCGAAAACGAAGGGGTGAAAGTGGAGAACAACCAAGTGGTCGACTTCGAGAAACTGTTCTGGGATCCGATGGTTGAACTTGGTCTTTGA